In Aedes albopictus strain Foshan chromosome 3, AalbF5, whole genome shotgun sequence, the following are encoded in one genomic region:
- the LOC134290707 gene encoding uncharacterized protein LOC134290707, protein MYADFDARFPIIMPRNHHLTLLLLNHYHRRYGHANRETVVNQVRQRFEISNLRTTIDKAVKGCQWCKIKKCKPQPPRMAPLPEQRLTPYIRPFSYVGLDYLGPLEVVVGRRREKRYVAVFTCLVVRAVHLEVAYDLSTPSCIMAIRRFVRRRGSPVEIFSDNGTNFVGASRILAEQIRRINLDCADTFTDAKTKWTFNPPGAPHMGGVWERMVRSVKEAMRALDDGRKLDDEVLVTVLAEAESFINSRPLTYMPQESGGTEALTPNHFIFGNSSGAHNPLRTPVDLAEALRNSYMRSQYLSDTMWDRWLKEYFPAMNKRSKWFCDTKPVEVGDLVYVTEGKRRTWVRGKVEELIINKDGRVRQVMVKTASGTFKRPVVKLAVMEILDDCESRANRREIPPDSRGGACYGNTENPLSPTEPGAQALGDTSRE, encoded by the coding sequence ATGTACGCTGACTTCGATGCTCGCTTCCCCATTATCATGCCAAGAAATCATCATCTAACCTTGTTACTGCTAAACCACTATCATCGCCGATATGGTCACGCGAATAGAGAAACTGTGGTGAACCAGGTTCGGCAGCGGTTCGAGATTTCTAATCTGCGTACTACGATCGATAAAGCAGTTAAAGGATGTCAGTGGTGCAAAATTAAGAAGTGCAAGCCGCAACCACCTAGAATGGCGCCCCTACCGGAACAACGTTTGACACCGTACATCCGTCCGTTTAGCTACGTGGGACTGGACTATCTAGGGCCACTAGAGGTAGTTGTAGGAAGACGCAGGGAGAAACGTTATGTGGCGGTCTTTACGTGTCTCGTGGTCCGCGCAGTCCACCTCGAGGTAGCATATGACCTGTCTACACCGTCCTGCATAATGGCAATTCGGCGGTTTGTTCGGAGGAGAGGATCCCCAGTAGAAATTTTTTCTGATAATGGGACCAATTTTGTCGGCGCCAGTCGGATATTAGCGGAGCAAATAAGAAGAATCAATCTGGACTGTGCAGACACATTCACGGACGCCAAAACCAAATGGACCTTCAATCCTCCTGGTGCGCCCCATATGGGTGGCGTCTGGGAGCGCATGGTCAGAAGCGTAAAGGAAGCAATGCGGGCATTGGACGACGGCAGGAAActcgatgatgaagttttggtaaCCGTTCTGGCTGAAGCAGAAAGTTTCATCAATTCACGACCCCTTACATATATGCCACAAGAGTCGGGAGGTACTGAGGCATTAACCCCGAACCATTttatcttcgggaattcatccggtGCCCACAATCCACTAAGGACTCCAGTGGACTTAGCTGAAGCACTTCGCAACAGTTACATGCGGTCTCAGTATCTATCCGATACCATGTGGGACCGCTGGCTGAAGGAGTATTTCCCTgcaatgaacaaaaggtcgaaatggTTTTGCGACACCAAGCCGGTGGAAGTCGGCGATTTGGTCTACGTAACGGAAGGCAAAAGGAGGACTTGGGTTCGTGGTAAGGTTGAAGAGCTTATTATCAACAAGGACGGGAGGGTACGTCAGGTCATGGTGAAGACTGCTTCAGGTACGTTTAAACGACCAGTAGTGAAACTGGCAGTAATGGAGATTTTGGACGACTGTGAATCCAGAGCTAACCGTCGGGAAATACCACCGGATTCACGGGGAGGGGCATGTTATGGCAACACTGAAAACCCTCTCTCGCCTACCGAACCTGGAGCTCAAGCTTTAGGTGACACTTCTCGTGAGTGA
- the LOC109424416 gene encoding periodic tryptophan protein 2 homolog, translating into MKFAYKFKNLLGSVYRQGALLFSPDGNSVISPVGNRITIFDLKNNKSHTLSLESEYNYTALDLSPNGCILVAVNETGEAQMISMISHTVVHRYKFKGAVKWLRFSPDGKFFAASVNNAVLVFRAPGELSGTYNSFAIQRAFEIAYDETTFIDWACNSKILVVGSKDNSVRVQGVEFLKNFRPVVLGGHRDAIVGCFFEEQTLDVNTVSKDGLLMLWECSTEVEDISAGYKTGAREVSAVKKLKEEDEDEVEDDIAADKDIEKSGKEKDEGVEHVQGDFDEDDDRDEKGRLVKREPKKDFKYKRLARHYLADEARKENPKAFVTAAAYHKKMKILITAFSTGVFYLYELPDVNMIHSLSISEFRIDSVAFNNTGDWLALGVPQVGQLLVWEWQSEQYIMKQQGHSTGLNCVTYSPDGQLLATGGLDGKVKLWNITNGFCFVTFAEHSSAVTAVEFSGNKKFFATASLDGTVRAYDIVRYRNFRTFTSPEPVQFASVAVDHSGELVAAGGQDVFEIYLWSMKLGRLLEVLSGHEGPVVTLAFSPVASSSTMISGSWDKTLRVWDCLESSGASETIDVASDVLSVAFKPNGEEVAAASLNGNITVFHVKTAQQLASIEGRNDMGGTVSETDMNTAQRNLLGRAFTSICYSADGECILAGGKSKYVCIYNVREAILLKKFQITQNRSLDGMDEYMNRKNLTEFGNMALIEEREELEGGNVAIRLPGVKRTDLSARNQKPEVNVFAVRFSPTGQSWAAASTEGLLMYSLNKGIVFDPYQLSVEITPKATRELLRKQDYSAALIMALKLNENNLIHEVIEQVPYCDVELIIHSLPDEFAHRTLMFVAKIVASSPHIEFYLKWSNLLLTKLGQQENVLTQQTLVLLRQNLNRKYEALNKICDFNKYTIQVLKNLSLDKAKKDERKRLEMVEDGNDDEEVSDSELMLIDGHRNESGSDDDDSDEEDASEE; encoded by the exons ATGAAGTTCGCTTATAAG TTCAAAAACCTGCTCGGTTCCGTGTACCGGCAAGGCGCCCTGCTGTTCAGCCCCGATGGAAACTCCGTTATCAGCCCGGTGGGCAACCGAATCACGATATTCGATTTGAAGAA CAATAAATCGCACACCCTCTCGCTGGAGAGCGAGTACAACTACACCGCGCTGGATCTGTCCCCGAACGGGTGCATCCTGGTGGCGGTCAACGAAACGGGCGAGGCTCAGATGATCAGTATGATATCGCACACCGTGGTCCACCGGTACAAGTTCAAGGGCGCGGTGAAGTGGTTGCGCTTCAGTCCGGACGGGAAATTCTTTGCCGCGTCGGTGAACAATGCAGTGCTGGTGTTCCGGGCCCCGGGGGAGCTGAGTGGGACGTACAATTCGTTTGCGATACAACGGGCGTTCGAGATTGCGTACGACGAGACGACGTTCATCGATTGGGCTTGTAACTCGAAGATTCTGGTTGTGGGATCGAAGGACAACTCGGTGCGCGTGCAGGGCGTAgagttcctcaagaacttccgGCCGGTTGTGTTGGGAGGGCATCGAGACGCCATTGTGGGGTGTTTCTTTGAGGAACAAACGCTAGATGTGAACACGGTCAGCAAGGATGGTTTGCTGATGCTGTGGGAGTGCAGTACGGAAGTTGAGGACATTTCAGCGGGTTACAAAACAGGAGCCAGAGAAGTCTCTGCAGTGAAGAAGCTCAAAGAGGAAGATGAGGACGAAGTGGAGGACGACATTGCAGCAGATAAGGATATTGAAAAATCCGGAAAAGAAAAGGATGAAGGTGTTGAGCATGTTCAGGGAGAtttcgatgaggatgatgatCGAGACGAGAAAGGAAGGCTGGTCAAAAGGGAACCAAAGAAGGATTTCAAATACAAACGACTTGCTCGACACTATCTGGCGGATGAAGCCCGGAAGGAGAACCCGAAAGCTTTTGTCACTGCTGCGGCGTACCACAAAAAGATGAAAATCCTTATAACGGCGTTTTCTACTGGAGTGTTCTATCTATATGAGCTTCCGGACGTCAACATGATCCACTCCTTGAGTATTTCCGAGTTCCGGATTGATTCTGTCGCGTTCAACAATACCGGAGATTGGCTTGCCCTGGGCGTTCCGCAAGTCGGTCAATTGCTAGTGTGGGAGTGGCAGAGCGAACAGTATATTATGAAACAGCAGGGTCATTCGACCGGATTGAATTGCGTCACCTACTCCCCCGACGGGCAGCTACTGGCGACCGGTGGTCTGGACGGGAAGGTCAAACTGTGGAACATCACGAACGGATTCTGCTTCGTGACGTTCGCCGAGCATTCCAGTGCGGTCACCGCCGTGGAATTCAGTGGAAACAAGAAGTTCTTCGCAACGGCATCCCTGGACGGAACCGTTCGTGCCTACGATATTGTCCGCTACAGAAACTTTCGGACGTTCACCTCGCCAGAACCGGTGCAGTTCGCATCGGTGGCCGTCGATCATTCCGGCGAGCTGGTAGCCGCAGGTGGTCAGGATGTGTTCGAAATCTATCTCTGGTCAATGAAACTCGGTCGACTGCTGGAAGTACTAAGCGGCCACGAAGGTCCGGTTGTTACTTTGGCTTTTTCACCGGTGGCATCGTCCTCCACGATGATATCCGGTTCTTGGGATAAAACCCTCCGAGTCTGGGACTGCCTAGAGTCATCAGGTGCAAGCGAAACCATCGATGTGGCCTCGGATGTCCTTTCGGTGGCGTTCAAACCGAACGGGGAAGAAGTGGCCGCCGCATCGTTGAATGGAAATATTACGGTGTTCCATGTGAAGACGGCCCAGCAGCTGGCGTCCATCGAAGGGCGAAATGACATGGGTGGCACCGTGTCGGAGACGGATATGAACACTGCCCAGAGGAACCTTCTTGGAAG AGCATTTACCTCAATTTGCTACTCAGCCGATGGCGAATGTATCCTGGCAGGTGGAAAGTCCAAATACGTCTGCATCTATAACGTGCGAGAAGCCATTCTGCTGAAGAAGTTTCAAATCACTCAGAACCGCAGCTTAGACGGAATGGAT GAATACATGAACCGGAAAAACTTGACCGAATTCGGCAACATGGCTCTAATCGAAGAGCGAGAAGAGCTTGAGGGTGGCAACGTGGCTATTCGCCTTCCCGGCGTAAAGCGGACCGACCTCTCTGCGCGAAATCAAAAACCGGAAGTgaacgtgtttgccgttcgattCTCCCCGACCGGTCAATCGTGGGCCGCCGCTTCCACCGAGGGTCTACTGATGTATTCGCTCAACAAGGGCATCGTTTTCGATCCGTATCAACTGTCAGTGGAAATTACGCCAAAGGCTACCCGGGAGCTGCTCCGGAAGCAGGACTACTCGGCCGCTCTGATCATGGCACTAAAACTGAACGAGAACAATCTTATTCACGAGGTGATAGAGCAGGTGCCCTACTGTGATG TGGAGCTAATCATCCACTCCCTGCCGGATGAATTTGCCCACCGGACGCTGATGTTTGTGGCAAAGATCGTTGCCTCCAGCCCACACATAGAATTCTACCTCAAATGGTCCAATCTGCTGCTGACGAAACTGGGCCAACAGGAGAACGTCCTTACCCAGCAGACGCTGGTACTGCTCCGTCAGAATCTGAACCGGAAGTACGAGGCGTTGAATAAGAT ATGTGACTTCAACAAGTATACAATCCAAGTGTTGAAGAACTTAAGCCTGGACAAAGCGAAGAAAGACGAGCGGAAGCGGTTAGAAATGGTGGAAGATGGCAACGACGATGAAGAGGTAAGTGATAGTGAACTGATGTTGATTGATGGACACCGAAACGAAAGCGGAAGTGACGACGATGATAGTGACGAAGAAGATGCTTCGGAGGaataa
- the LOC134290708 gene encoding uncharacterized protein LOC134290708: MAPLPEQRLTQYVRPFCYVGVDYLGPLEVTVGRRKEKRYVVVFTCLVVRAVHLEIAYDLSSDSCVMAIRRFVRRRGSPVQIFSDNGKNFVGANRHLMQQIREINDRCANTFTDAKTKWSFNPPASPHMGGVWERMVRSVKETMRALDDGRKLNDEILVTVLAETEWFINSRPLTYMPQECGNDEALTPNHFIFGNTSGSHEPIRSCTDLAEALRSSYQRSQYLSDALWKRWIKEYFPTVNRRSKWFEDVRPVQVGDLVYVADGDRRSWIRGKVEEVIQGRDGRVRQAIIRTVNGNGKLKRPVVKLAVIEVGDGGPGNTPKTPHPDPRGGGCSGITGSRTGTELADTKKLAVNA; this comes from the coding sequence ATGGCACCACTGCCAGAACAACGACTGACTCAATACGTAAGACCGTTCTGCTATGTTGGGGTGGACTATCTGGGCCCTTTGGAAGTCACTGTTGGACGACGGAAAGAAAAACGTTACGTGGTCGTCTTTACGTGCCTTGTGGTTAGAGCCGTCCATCTGGAAATAGCATACGATTTGTCCAGCGATTCGTGCGTTATGGCAATCCGTCGGTTCGTTCGCAGGAGAGGGTCACCAGTACAAATCTTCTCTGATAACGGCAAGAATTTTGTCGGTGCCAACCGACACTTGATGCAGCAGATTAGAGAGATCAACGATAGATGTGCCAACACGTTCACAGATGCTAAGACCAAGTGGTCGTTCAATCCACCGGCGAGCCCACACATGGGTGGTGTGTGGGAGCGTATGGTACGCAGCGTGAAGGAAACCATGAGAGCTCTCGATGACGGTCGCAAACTAAATGATGAAATCCTGGTGACTGTACTGGCCGAAACGGAGTGGTTCATCAATTCTAGGCCGCTTACATACATGCCCCAAGAATGCGGAAATGATGAGGCGCTCACcccaaatcattttatttttGGGAATACGTCCGGTTCACATGAACCGATCAGGAGCTGTACTGATCttgcagaggcgttacgcagtAGCTATCAACGAAGTCAATACTTGTCTGACGCTCTATGGAAACGGTGGATAAAGGAATACTTTCCTACAGTGAATCGTAGATCGAAATGGTTCGAAGACGTACGTCCGGTTCAAGTCGGTGATTTGGTTTACGTTGCAGACGGTGACCGAAGGTCTTGGATAAGAGGGAAAGTCGAAGAAGTTATCCAAGGACGGGACGGCAGAGTGCGCCAGGCCATCATTCGAACAGTCAACGGAAACGGAAAGCTCAAACGTCCGGTGGTAAAATTAGCGGTGATCGAAGTTGGAGATGGTGGACCCGGAAATACTCCTAAGACGCCACATCCGGATCCACGGGGAGGGGGATGTTCCGGCATCACTGGTTCACGAACAGGTACTGAACTCGCCGATACAAAGAAACTAGCTGTCAACGCATAA